The Oleidesulfovibrio alaskensis DSM 16109 nucleotide sequence TATGCGAGGGTGCCGGGTATGTGAAAAATTTAATTAGTGTTGTGATATCGCATGGTTGAGTGACCACACAAGCGTTAACATTGCGGTAATACACAGCAAACTGTCTGCGTGTTGAGTAGGAGTGTCGGTTTCTGCGGGTACTTTCCAAAAACGGCAAAATGTTCTAAGCAAATCCAGCCGGCAGATATCTTTCGCAGAATCGAATAGTTAATGGTTCAACTTACATGTTGAGGAAGGTGTCCATTGCCAAGGAGATACGTTCCCACAGTGGTGATTGTTGGTATTCTGGCGGCCGTGGCTGCTTTCGGCTATCTGAGCCCTAAGCAGACGCAGGCCGAGCCCATGCGTATTTTGTTCGATAATTCGGGCGGAAAGGTGATTTTTGATCACAAAACGCATGCAGAGAATTACGGCATAGAATGCCAGACATGTCACCACGAAAGCGAGACGGCGAGACCTGACCCCATGGCCTGTGGCGACTGCCACGGCGTGGCCGTCACGGACGAGTTCCGTAAAGAGCATGTGGCCAGTTACTCCGACGAAGCATGTGTGACCTGTCACCATGTGGAATTTACCGGAGTGGACTGGAGCCATGAAGAGCACACCGGATACGATGACTGTACCGCGTGTCACCATGGACCGGACATCGAGCCAGAACCCATGGCCTGCTCCAACTGTCATGAAGCTCAGGGAGATGAATCCATGCCCGGGCTGCGTGATTCCGTTCACCGCCGCTGCCAGACCTGTCACGCCGACATGTTCGAAGAGAAGATGGACGGGTGCGACAGTTGCCACACCAGCGCCAGCCAGCGCGAAGCTCTGAAAAACGGAACCCTGGACAAGGCATTCACGGCCTGTGCCTCGTGTCACTACGAGGAAAAAGTGGACGAACTCATTCCCAACAGAATGGGCGCTTTCCACGGTCAGTGCATGGGATGTCACGAAGAGGTCCAAAGCGGCCCCTTTGAAAAGAGTCAATGCAACCAGTGCCATTTCCGGTGATGTCTATGAGTACTACTCCCTTTGCTCTCATCTGCGGCGACAGGAGCGCATTTATCAACGGGCCGGAGCCTGCTGAGGTGCGCATACCCTTAAGTGGTCACGGTCAGAAGGCCGTGAAGAAAAAAGCCCAGGTCCATACCGGAATGCTGGTGGCCGATCACCCCGGCGACAAGCGCGGAGAGGCGCACAGCTCCATATGCGGTGTTGTGGCCGAAGTTACTCCGGAATGTGTGGTCATAACGGCGCAGAAACCTGCAGAACCGGCCGAAGGCGAAGAGCCTGCCAAGACGCAAGCCGATGCGATTGATCTGTCATCGCTTGAAAAAGACGGGCTGAAAGCAGCCCTGAAAAGCCTCGGCATCGACCTGCGGGTGTTTCTGCGCAGGGCTGAACTCCTTATCATCAACGGGCTGAATCCCGATCCCGGCATCCGCTGGGCAGAAGCTCTGCTGGAGAATCATAAAGCCACCCTTGAAAAAGGGCTCGCACTGCTCAAGGTGCTTTCTCCGGCGGAAAATATCATTCTGGCCGCACACGATGCGGGCATCAGCCTTGCCGGCGCATCCACCAGAGCGGTGGCCCCCGTTTACCCCAACAGTGTCGAAAGACTGCTTGCCGCTGCCGTGACCGGCAGTGAACAGGCCAAAGGCGTCAATGTGATAGGTCTGCACGAACTGTACAGACTGGGCTGTGCCGCCGAGACCGGACTGCCCGTCACGCAGACAGTGATGACCGTGCAGGACAAAAACTACCTGGTCAAAGTGGGCACCACCGTGCAGGCTTTGCTGGACCATGCCGGTATCAGCGTGGGCGAAGGTGACAGGGTTGTGCTGGGCGGTCCCTTGCGGGGCAGAAGCCTGAGCCGGCTGGACATAGGCATAGGCAAAGATGACACCGCGCTTTTTGTGGTGCCTGCCGGTACATATCCGCCTGTCAGCGACACCGCCTGCATCAACTGCGGCGAATGTATTCTGCGCTGTCCTGCGCGTATACGGCCCAACCTGCTGGGACGCTACAGCGAATTCCGCATGTACGACAAGTGCAAGGACGAATACATCGATTCCTGCGTGGAATGCGGACTGTGCAGTTACTGGTGCGTGGCCAGACGCCCTGTGCTCCAGCTTATCCAGCTGGCAAAACATCAGATCGTGCTTCAGGAGCAGCAGGTGACCGCCTGTTCCCTGCAGGGCGAGACCAAGTAGACAGGGGGTAACAGCAAATGGCAAACGAATCATTGGCCAAAGCCCCGTTTCTCGCCGTCGGGGCGGCTCCGCACTGGCATTGCGGGCGCACCATACACGGCATGATGCGGGATTATCTTATCGCCCTGATGCCCGCGGTGGCCATGGCCGTCTATATGTACGGTCTGGACGCGCTGCGGGTTATGGCCCTTTCATGCGTGACTGCGGTGGTTATAGAGGCCGTGTGCCTGAAAGCCATGGAGCGCGATGTCACGGTGGACGACAACAGTGCCCTGTTGCAGGGGCTGCTGCTGGCTTTTCTGCTGCCTGCCTCCGCCCCGTGGTGGCTGGTTATTCTGGGCAGCGCCTTCACAATTTTACTCGGACGTCTGGTCTTCGGCGGACTGGGGGCAAACCCCGTATGTGCGCCGCTGGTGGGCTGGGCCATTCTTTCCATTTCGTGGAAGCTGGAAATGGATATCGACGCGGCCATGCTTAACACCATGCTGATCAACCCGCTTACGCAGCTGAAGTATTTCGGTGCGCAGAAAGTGGCGGACATCAGCTACACCGGCCTGCTGGCCGGACAGCAGCTGGGGGCTCTGGGCTCTTCGCAGGTGGGCGCGCTGCTGCTGGGCGGAATATATCTGCTGGTGCGGCGCACCGTGCGCTGGCAGCTGCCCGCGGCATTCTTCGGCGGCGTGCTGCTGATTTCAGGCATTTTCTACGCCATAGACAGCAGCCAGTACGCTTCGCCTCTTTTCCATCTGCTCACAGGCAGTGTGGTGTTCGGCGCCTTCTTTCTGGTGACGGACTCTTCCTCTTCTCCCGTGGGCAAGGCCGCCATGGTCATCTTCGGCCTGCTGGCCGGAGGTATGGTGGTAACCATCAGGGTCTACGGCATGTATCCCGACGGCGTGCCCTTTGCCATTCTGCTGGCAAACATGACATCGCCGCTGCTGGATATGATCCGCCCCAAGCCTTTCGGAGCGAGGTAAGCCATGCGTGAAATCATTAAAATGATCGTGGTGCTTTCCACAATCTGCGTCATATCGGGCTTTGCCCTTTCTTCGCTGAAAAAACTGACCGCCCCCCAGATAGAGCTTCAGGTTCTGACCTATGTGCAGGGACCGGCCATCAAGGACGTGCTTTCCGGATACGACAACGACCCCATTGCAGACCGGCGCAGGTTTACCGACCCCTCCACGGGGGCCGAGTACAACGTGTTTCCGGCCAAAAAAGGCGGCAAGCTTTTTGCCGTGGCGCTTGAAAACTTCGGCGGCGGTTACGGCGGCGATATCGGCGTGATGGTGGGTTTTGACGTGGAAAACGACGTTCTGACGGGAATAGGCGTCACCACCATGAAGGAAACCCCGGGCCTTGGCACCGTCATTGCCGAAGATTCCTTCACCTCGAAGTTTACGGGCAAGGGGCTTGATGTGGCCCTGAAGTCCGACGGCGGAGAGATTGACGGTATTTCCGGTGCGACGTTCTCCAGTATCGGCTGCATGGTTGCCGTGCAGAAAGCCTCTGCGGTCTACAAATCGCTGAAGAGCGAGATCGTCACAGGCTTCAACTAGGCGAAAACCAGACGCAACATGCGTACCCCGCGGCACGCGGGCGACGTCATAGGAGAATACAATGGCCAGCATGTGGAAAGAGTTCAGCAAAGGCCTGTGGAGGGAAATTCCTCCGTTCAGGCTGGTTCTGGGGCTGTGCCCGGTGCTTGCGGTCACCAAGTCCGCCAATAACGGCTTCGGTATGGGCATGGCGGTAATCTTCGTGCTCTTTTTATCCAACGTCATCATTTCGCTGGTGCGCAACCTTATTCCCAAAAAGGTGCGCATCGCCTGTTATATCGCCATCGCCGCCTCGCTGGTGGTGGCCATCGAGCTGCTTATGCAGGCATATGCCTATCCGTTGTACCAGCAGCTCGGCATCTTTGTTCCCCTGATTGTTGTTAACTGCATCATTCTGGGGCGTGCAGAAGCTTTTGCAGGTAAAAACCCGGTGCATCTGGCCGCGGCTGACGGGCTGGGCATCGGCATGGGCTTCTGCCTGTCGCTCACCTTTCTCGGCTCGCTGCGCGAAATGCTGGGCACCGGTACGGTTTTCGGCCATCAGGTGATGTGGCAGGGGTTCAAACCCCTCACATTCATGGTCGAAGCGCCGGGCGCGTTCATTTCTCTGGGGCTTGTTCTGGGCGCCATGAACCTGCTCAGCATTGTGCAGGCCAAGCGCAAGGGCATCCCCGAACCGGAAAACCCGACCCCCGGCTGCGAATCGTGTCGCGGCTGCGCCGCAGGTCACAGGTAAGGGAGGCTGAACATGGATTATTTCCTGCTTTTGATCTCGGCGATCTTTGTCAACAACATTGTTCTTGCCCAGTATCTCGGCCAGTGCCCCTACCTTGGCTGTTCCAAGGAAAAAGGTGTCAGTCTGGGCATGGGCGGCGCCGTCATATTCGTCATGATGCTGGCTACCCCCATCACATGGCTGCTGCAGAAGTTTGTGCTTACCCCGCTGCATCTTGATTATCTGCAGACCATTATGTTCATTCTGGTCATTGCGTCTCTTGTGCAGCTGGTCGAGATGTTCCTTAAAAAGATGGTGCCCCCGCTGTACAGCTCACTGGGCATTTTTCTGCCGCTCATTACCACCAACTGCGCGGTTCTCGGTGTGGCCATTCTGGTGCAGCGCAAAGAGTTCGACCTCGGCACGTCGGTCTTTTACGCGTTTGCGGCAGGGCTCGGCTTTATGCTGGCTCTGGTGCTGCTTGCCGGTCTGCGCGAGCGGCTGGAGATCACCCGTGTGCCGCGCGCCCTT carries:
- the rnfG gene encoding RnfABCDGE type electron transport complex subunit G, which produces MREIIKMIVVLSTICVISGFALSSLKKLTAPQIELQVLTYVQGPAIKDVLSGYDNDPIADRRRFTDPSTGAEYNVFPAKKGGKLFAVALENFGGGYGGDIGVMVGFDVENDVLTGIGVTTMKETPGLGTVIAEDSFTSKFTGKGLDVALKSDGGEIDGISGATFSSIGCMVAVQKASAVYKSLKSEIVTGFN
- a CDS encoding cytochrome c3 family protein — encoded protein: MVIVGILAAVAAFGYLSPKQTQAEPMRILFDNSGGKVIFDHKTHAENYGIECQTCHHESETARPDPMACGDCHGVAVTDEFRKEHVASYSDEACVTCHHVEFTGVDWSHEEHTGYDDCTACHHGPDIEPEPMACSNCHEAQGDESMPGLRDSVHRRCQTCHADMFEEKMDGCDSCHTSASQREALKNGTLDKAFTACASCHYEEKVDELIPNRMGAFHGQCMGCHEEVQSGPFEKSQCNQCHFR
- a CDS encoding NADH:quinone oxidoreductase subunit RnfC; the protein is MSTTPFALICGDRSAFINGPEPAEVRIPLSGHGQKAVKKKAQVHTGMLVADHPGDKRGEAHSSICGVVAEVTPECVVITAQKPAEPAEGEEPAKTQADAIDLSSLEKDGLKAALKSLGIDLRVFLRRAELLIINGLNPDPGIRWAEALLENHKATLEKGLALLKVLSPAENIILAAHDAGISLAGASTRAVAPVYPNSVERLLAAAVTGSEQAKGVNVIGLHELYRLGCAAETGLPVTQTVMTVQDKNYLVKVGTTVQALLDHAGISVGEGDRVVLGGPLRGRSLSRLDIGIGKDDTALFVVPAGTYPPVSDTACINCGECILRCPARIRPNLLGRYSEFRMYDKCKDEYIDSCVECGLCSYWCVARRPVLQLIQLAKHQIVLQEQQVTACSLQGETK
- a CDS encoding electron transport complex protein RnfA; the encoded protein is MDYFLLLISAIFVNNIVLAQYLGQCPYLGCSKEKGVSLGMGGAVIFVMMLATPITWLLQKFVLTPLHLDYLQTIMFILVIASLVQLVEMFLKKMVPPLYSSLGIFLPLITTNCAVLGVAILVQRKEFDLGTSVFYAFAAGLGFMLALVLLAGLRERLEITRVPRALAGVPVGLVMAGLMSMAFMAFQGMIS
- the rsxE gene encoding electron transport complex subunit RsxE, yielding MASMWKEFSKGLWREIPPFRLVLGLCPVLAVTKSANNGFGMGMAVIFVLFLSNVIISLVRNLIPKKVRIACYIAIAASLVVAIELLMQAYAYPLYQQLGIFVPLIVVNCIILGRAEAFAGKNPVHLAAADGLGIGMGFCLSLTFLGSLREMLGTGTVFGHQVMWQGFKPLTFMVEAPGAFISLGLVLGAMNLLSIVQAKRKGIPEPENPTPGCESCRGCAAGHR
- a CDS encoding RnfABCDGE type electron transport complex subunit D; this encodes MANESLAKAPFLAVGAAPHWHCGRTIHGMMRDYLIALMPAVAMAVYMYGLDALRVMALSCVTAVVIEAVCLKAMERDVTVDDNSALLQGLLLAFLLPASAPWWLVILGSAFTILLGRLVFGGLGANPVCAPLVGWAILSISWKLEMDIDAAMLNTMLINPLTQLKYFGAQKVADISYTGLLAGQQLGALGSSQVGALLLGGIYLLVRRTVRWQLPAAFFGGVLLISGIFYAIDSSQYASPLFHLLTGSVVFGAFFLVTDSSSSPVGKAAMVIFGLLAGGMVVTIRVYGMYPDGVPFAILLANMTSPLLDMIRPKPFGAR